A stretch of Tenrec ecaudatus isolate mTenEca1 chromosome 2, mTenEca1.hap1, whole genome shotgun sequence DNA encodes these proteins:
- the LOC142441400 gene encoding large ribosomal subunit protein uL11-like, with the protein MPPKFDPNEIKVVYLRCTGGQVGAMSTLAPKIGPLGLSPKKFGDDIAKATGDWKGLRITVKLTIQNRQAQIEVVPSASALIIKALKELLRDRMKQKNIKHSGNVTFDEIVGIAHQRQHGSLARELSGTIKEILGTAQSVSCNVAGHHSHDIIEDINSSAVECPAS; encoded by the coding sequence ATGCCGCCCAAGTTCGACCCCAACGAGATCAAAGTCGTGTACTTAAGGTGCACCGGTGGGCAAGTCGGTGCCATGTCCACGCTGGCCCCCAAGATCGGCCCCCTGGGCTTGTCTCCAAAGAAGTTTGGTGATGACATTGCCAAGGCAACCGGTGACTGGAAGGGCTTAAGGATTACTGTGAAATTGACCATTCAGAACAGACAAGCCCAGATTGAAGTCGTGCCTTCTGCTTCCGCCCTCATCATCAAAGCACTCAAGGAACTGCTCAGGGATAGAATGAAGCAGaaaaacattaagcatagtgggAACGTCACTTTCGATGAGATTGTCGGCATTGCGCACCAGAGGCAGCACGGGTCTTTGGCCAGAGAACTGTCTGGAACTATTAAAGAGATCCTGGGGACTGCCCAGTCTGTGAGCTGCAATGTTGCCGGGCACCACTCGCATGACATCATAGAGGACATCAACAGTAGTGCAGTGGAGTGCCCAGCAAGTTAA